DNA sequence from the Rhizoctonia solani chromosome 14, complete sequence genome:
ATACTTGCGCAAGAGTCCGATGGTTTATCGCATACTCGTGGAGTTTTGTTGAGGTTTCCAAAGCGCATTTGTCGGCACACAAAATAAATGGTGCGGCCTCATTTCCGTAAGCATCCAGGGATGGATTCATATCCATGATGGCTAGGCAATAACGACAACTGGAAAAGTCAACCAAGCCGACTGCGTCCAATGTATTACAGCCTCGTGGTCACTCAAATACGCTTCTCCGTATATATTAGGAAATCACAACAAGAAGCAATGCATCGTGGTTTACGAGTGGCCCGCGGGCATATTACTGCTAATATACTAGCCTTCGCGCCAATGGTGTTATAAAGCCCATGCCCCGGGCAAAAGTGGGTAACCTTCCTTGCCTGTGCTGACCTCGACGTTTTCTGAGAATGGTACGCGGACGTTCGATTGCAGGCCTCTTTACTACGTCCATCATCACGATAACTGGCATTTGTGCACAAGAAAACAATGATACCATCACTGCCAAGTTCCAGAGTGTTAAAACCACTCCGGTTGCCGACGCTTCCAAAGTTCCCCGAGTCGCGTGGAATGTTCTGAATGGGATAGTCGGTGGAAGGTTATACACCAATGGGGCTCCGTTCTCCAAACCATGCTTTGGGAATGGGACTTCAACGGGCTCTTGCTCGACCGTCCAGACCAACTATACAAGTAATGGTAAGATCCAAAGTTTGTGTACTGGAACGAAACGAAGCTCACAAGGTTTCAGTGTTTCGTGCCGACCAATTTGGCGCATACATGATGGTGTGTTCATATCATTCAACGCTAACATCAAAGCTCATACTTTATGTTTACTTTCGATAGACTCAGTGGGAAGGCTGTCAAAAGACGCAGGCGTATTGTGAACTAGATTGGACCAATCCTACGAATTCCGAGGCTTTCACACCACCAGCCACTTGTGCACAAGGTAGCGTCAACAGCTATTACGTAAGTATACTAGTATGGTACTATTTCTGAGCTTCTTACATACTATAATCAAAATACAGATCGATGTCAAGAATGCAGTGGATGTGATTGCGGCATTCGTGTTTTCCCGCGTAACCTCAGTTCCCTTGGCCATCAAGAATTCCGGTGTAAGAGAGTACTTTTACGATTGGCTCCATATCTAACGCTGCTTAGCATGACTACAAGGGCCGTTCCAGCGTACCCAACGCATTAACACTTTGGACTCACAACCTCAAATATGTATGCTTCTTTCTGTTCCGATTTACTCTGTGCTAAAGTCATGCATTATACAGATTAAATATGAGGCAAAATTCCGACCCGACACTTGTTCTTCAATTGCTGCTACCCCCGCAATCACGTATGGCGCAGGACAGGACTTTGCATCGATCTATGAGTTTGCTGAAGCCAACGGTATCACCGTGCTCGGTGGCACAGATAAAACAGTTGGTGCTGCTGGAGGATGGCTCCAGGGCGGAGGACACGGTATGCTGTCCAATACTCTTGGGCTTGGCGCCGACCGAGCACTTCAGTTCAAGGTTGTCACACCCGACGGTATCCTACGCACCGCCAACAAATGTCAAAACGCGGACCTATTCTGGGCGCTCCGAGGGGGAGGCGGCGGCACATTTGGGGTTGTACTCGAGGTAACAAGTCGCGTAGAGAAAAAAATAGCGACGCAGGTCATAATCGTCAAGTTCAATCCCTTGGCAACACATGTAGCTGCCTATATGCAAACAATTATCAAAAACTCTGTTAAGTGGGCGCAGGACGGGTGGGGAGGTTATGTTAGTGTGAGTCAAAAATTTGTCACATCAACTAACATGGTACTCAAATATTTGTTCCGCAGGCAGACCATGCAATCTACGCAACTCCTAAACTGAGCCGCGCAGAGGCCGAGGCGTCGATGGCACCTCTCACTCAGGTTGTTGCTTCATTCGGCTCCGACGTGATTGCGAACACGTTTGCTTCTTATGAATCTTTCCTCCCTCTTTTCACAACTGTTGCTAATGCTGGTGCCGCCCCCGTCGGTCTACCGTTTGCCATGGCCAGTAGGTACGTCGCGCCTCACTCTGACTAAGATTTACTCCAGTATTCATGCTTCCTATTTAGGATCGTTCCTTCTACGAACTTCCTCACCCCCAAGGATCGTTCTTCTCTCCTCAACGCAACACTTTCTGCATTCAGCATAGTAGGTGGCACAGCCCAAATCATGGTCACTACTCCATACAACTACAATGCCACCCCGGCCTCTGATGTGTCTGTTACTCCCGCCTGGCGTGGTGCCATTTGGCACGTGATACTTGCTGGGTCCTGGAACTACAACTCGACTGCCAAACAACAAGCTGCAGTGTATAGCACGATCAGTGCTGCGGCCGATAAATTGAGAGCAATTACTCCCAAGTCCGGTGCGTACCAGAACGAAGCTGATGTGAGCGAGCCTGACCACGAAAGTAAGTACCCGAGCTCTATTGGTGAGGGCTTAGCTAATATGCATTATAGACTCGTTCTGGGGTTCGAACTATGGCCGACTAGTCTCAATCAAGAAGAAGTATGATCCCAATGGGTTATTGGACTGCTGGCAATGTGTAAACTGGAAAGGCGCAAGCAACAGGCGGTATCGCTGCTACCCCCAGTCCGGCTAAAAAAATGTTGCTTTGTGTCCCTGTCATAACAATTTCTATAATCTATATGTCTTAAATTGAACCCTGGATCATATGCATAATCACAAACTGCAACAGCGGAATCTGGCGCGATATGAATTTAGAAGTATGAAGCATACGAGTAATGCTAAAGCTGGGTGGCACATTGACTTCACGCGAAACCCGGGGTAAATTAGGATAATCTCGGAGTATCTGTTTCCCGGTTATATGCGATTCAGATTCATCAATGGTACCTTTTTCCGAGATTCTGATTCACGGATTTCAGTCATCGCACCATAGAACGCCTCTACTCCTGTTACTCACGCGTCGCTTGGGAGCAATCTTTCTTCCTATGAACCGTAACGACTCTCAGCATCTATTAAACTTCTAATGGTTCGAAATGAGGATAAGGCTTTAGGCGAAACCTCACCACGACGGCTGATTGGCTCAATGAACAAATGATCGACACCGGCTCTCGGTAAGTCCCTCTTTCCGGCGGGTCCGGGACGTTCCAGAACGGGAATACACGCGTACCTAGGAAACAGAGAGCGCTTCTGATGCTG
Encoded proteins:
- a CDS encoding FAD-binding domain protein: MVRGRSIAGLFTTSIITITGICAQENNDTITAKFQSVKTTPVADASKVPRVAWNVLNGIVGGRLYTNGAPFSKPCFGNGTSTGSCSTVQTNYTSNVFRADQFGAYMMTQWEGCQKTQAYCELDWTNPTNSEAFTPPATCAQGSVNSYYIDVKNAVDVIAAFVFSRVTSVPLAIKNSGHDYKGRSSVPNALTLWTHNLKYIKYEAKFRPDTCSSIAATPAITYGAGQDFASIYEFAEANGITVLGGTDKTVGAAGGWLQGGGHGMLSNTLGLGADRALQFKVVTPDGILRTANKCQNADLFWALRGGGGGTFGVVLEVTSRVEKKIATQVIIVKFNPLATHVAAYMQTIIKNSVKWAQDGWGGYVSADHAIYATPKLSRAEAEASMAPLTQVVASFGSDVIANTFASYESFLPLFTTVANAGAAPVGLPFAMASRIVPSTNFLTPKDRSSLLNATLSAFSIVGGTAQIMVTTPYNYNATPASDVSVTPAWRGAIWHVILAGSWNYNSTAKQQAAVYSTISAAADKLRAITPKSGAYQNEADVSEPDHENSFWGSNYGRLVSIKKKYDPNGLLDCWQCVNWKGASNRRYRCYPQSG